Proteins encoded by one window of Streptomyces sp. LX-29:
- the hpnC gene encoding squalene synthase HpnC, producing MLGKAGRENFPVAPFFLPRAWRTDLMAVYGYARLVDDIGDGDLAPGGTDAALLGVDPERAADRLALLDAFEADLWRVFAATGESPRHPLLRALRPTVRRCGLTPGPFLGLIEANRQDQRVRRYATYQELLDYCELSANPVGRLVLGITGTTSPERVRHSDAVCTALQIIEHLQDVAEDLGRDRVYLPAEDMARFSVTEADLAAPKATASVRALVAFEAERARDLLDEGSPLVGSVDGRLRLLLAGFVAGGRAALRAVASRGHDVLAGPPKPTKLSLLREVGATLRREG from the coding sequence CTGCTCGGCAAGGCCGGCCGCGAGAACTTCCCGGTCGCGCCGTTCTTCCTGCCGCGGGCCTGGCGCACCGACCTGATGGCGGTCTACGGCTACGCCCGGCTCGTCGACGACATCGGCGACGGCGACCTGGCCCCGGGCGGCACCGACGCCGCCCTGCTCGGCGTCGACCCCGAGCGGGCCGCGGACCGGCTGGCGCTGCTGGACGCCTTCGAGGCCGACCTGTGGCGCGTCTTCGCCGCCACGGGCGAGTCGCCCCGCCACCCGCTGCTGCGGGCGCTGCGCCCCACCGTCCGCCGCTGCGGGCTCACCCCCGGCCCCTTCCTGGGACTGATCGAGGCCAACCGGCAGGACCAGCGGGTCCGCCGCTACGCCACCTACCAGGAGCTGCTCGACTACTGCGAGCTGTCCGCCAACCCCGTCGGCCGGCTGGTGCTGGGCATCACCGGCACCACCAGCCCGGAGCGCGTCCGACACTCGGACGCCGTCTGCACCGCCCTCCAGATCATCGAGCACCTCCAGGACGTGGCCGAGGACCTCGGCCGCGACCGCGTCTACCTCCCTGCCGAGGACATGGCGCGTTTCTCCGTCACCGAGGCCGACCTGGCCGCGCCGAAGGCGACCGCGTCGGTGCGCGCGCTGGTCGCCTTCGAGGCGGAACGCGCCCGGGACCTGCTGGACGAAGGCAGCCCGCTGGTGGGTAGCGTCGACGGCAGGCTCAGGCTGCTGCTCGCCGGTTTCGTGGCGGGCGGCCGAGCCGCGCTGCGCGCGGTCGCCAGCCGGGGACACGACGTACTCGCTGGACCTCCCAAGCCCACCAAGCTCAGCCTGCTGCGCGAGGTGGGGGCGACACTGCGAAGAGAGGGGTGA